One genomic segment of Ascochyta rabiei chromosome 20, complete sequence includes these proteins:
- a CDS encoding Cellobiose dehydrogenase (acceptor): MARSFILSTALFALQAIAQTSSPYTDAKTGIDFRGYTDAKTGYTFGIALPEKPTTDFIAQIQAPITNGGGWAGFSMGQSMTGNLLVVAWPNDGEVVSSFRKATGYTNPAVTTGDFTMNPIPDGTFVNETAFSYTFLCKNCISEDVATGLVIYDSPSTNIVGWAFSDDPLTDPATASSTLTYHTAGFGAFGLPMSNATSADFETWAAMAVEGSTGSGSDSGSGNSTTPISGGNSTTPVASNTTATIANATYDYIVAGAGPAGIIAAERIAESGASVLLIERGGPSYGFTGYSDNLSWNDTVSMYDVPGYGYYLSDVGTPAYCDDTADMAGCLLGGGTSVNAMMFVRPQDRDFDDKWPTGWKSADVSAAAERVWERNPGQTHGSEDGKRYNDESYDVLSKFFAAQGWAETDFIKDPNSKTDVFGRPPWNVADGLRSGPVRTYLPLAQKLNNFKLMMNTKVIRAVREGTSATGLEVETADGKRVIYNVNAGGSVILAAGSMSTPRILFNSGIGPAEQLKIVQSGSSGVTLPDEADWIDLPVGAEIKDHPIFTIQFKTSTNMSSTPKTVLTEPDQTKIDLFAKGSGILAQSGQRLNWWSSVTTSKGNEMFFQGTCNGPSDNTIQMKVYLTHGAASVGELGITAEGATEFITNPHMTSEEDTEAITMMMDRLLQMTSGSNSTLSIVAPTGVSNVTAADLIKSFKTGSHYVGTAKVGTKGDAGVVVDTNTKVYGTDNLFVVDASIHPDLPTGNTQAIVMVAAEAAAARILALGSSNATTPTTPTSGATSAVAEATSIAVIPSGTGSPAVSSAAPIGTGSPVVPSAPSIASSPAEPAPTASAPVESSAPAVADAYGRCGGTGWTGPTQCAQGWICSRQNDYYSQCMHSSSRRAQTAPVVRRDIKKLNRVAQEESFLDMY; the protein is encoded by the coding sequence ATGGCACGTTCATTCATCCTTTCTACAGCGCTCTTCGCGCTCCAAGCTATTGCGCAGACGTCGTCTCCCTACACTGATGCTAAGACTGGCATCGACTTCCGCGGATACACTGACGCGAAGACGGGCTACACCTTTGGTATCGCTCTCCCCGAAAAGCCTACAACCGACTTCATCGCCCAGATCCAGGCACCTATCACCAATGGAGGCGGCTGGGCTGGCTTCAGCATGGGTCAGTCCATGACTGGCAACTTGTTGGTTGTTGCATGGCCCAACGACGGCGAGGTTGTCTCTTCCTTCAGGAAAGCAACTGGATACACCAACCCCGCAGTCACCACTGGCGACTTCACCATGAACCCTATCCCTGATGGCACTTTCGTCAACGAGACAGCTTTCTCGTACACCTTCTTGTGCAAGAACTGCATCAGTGAAGATGTTGCCACTGGCCTTGTCATCTACGACTCTCCCAGCACCAACATCGTCGGCTGGGCCTTCTCAGACGACCCTCTTACGGACCCAGCGACTGCTTCTTCCACACTGACCTACCACACTGCTGGTTTTGGTGCCTTTGGTCTGCCCATGTCCAACGCCACCAGCGCTGACTTCGAGACCTGGGCAGCGATGGCCGTTGAGGGCAGCACTGGTTCTGGCTCTGACTCTGGCTCCGGCAACTCTACCACACCCATCAGTGGCGGCAACTCAACCACACCTGTCGCGAGTAACACCACAGCTACTATTGCCAACGCCACTTATGATTACATTGTCGCTGGTGCCGGTCCCGCCGGTATCATCGCTGCCGAAAGAATCGCGGAGAGCGGTGCCTCTGTTCTGCTCATCGAGCGTGGCGGTCCTTCTTACGGATTCACTGGCTACTCTGACAACTTGTCTTGGAACGACACTGTCTCCATGTATGATGTTCCTGGCTACGGTTACTACCTCAGCGATGTTGGCACGCCTGCTTACTGCGATGATACTGCGGATATGGCTGGCTGCCTTCTCGGTGGTGGAACCAGCGTTAACGCCATGATGTTCGTCAGGCCCCAAGACAGAGACTTCGACGACAAGTGGCCCACAGGCTGGAAGTCTGCTGACGTTTCCGCTGCCGCTGAGCGCGTCTGGGAGCGTAACCCTGGACAGACCCACGGTAGCGAGGACGGCAAGCGTTACAACGACGAGTCTTACGACGTTCTCTCCAAGTTCTTCGCCGCCCAAGGCTGGGCTGAGACCGACTTCATCAAGGACCCCAACTCTAAGACTGATGTTTTCGGTCGTCCTCCCTGGAACGTTGCTGATGGTCTCCGTTCCGGACCGGTCAGGACCTACCTTCCCCTCGCTCAGAAGCTTAACAACTTCAAGCTCATGATGAACACCAAGGTCATTCGTGCCGTCCGTGAGGGTACATCTGCTACTGGTCTTGAAGTCGAGACCGCTGACGGCAAGCGTGTTATCTACAACGTCAACGCTGGAGGTAGTGTCATTCTCGCCGCTGGTTCCATGTCCACCCCTCGCATTCTTTTCAACTCTGGTATCGGCCCTGCTGAGCAACTTAAGATTGTTCAGTCTGGAAGCAGCGGTGTCACTCTACCTGATGAGGCCGACTGGATTGATCTTCCCGTTGGCGCCGAGATCAAGGACCACCCTATTTTCACCATCCAGTTCAAGACCAGCACCAACATGTCCTCCACCCCTAAGACTGTCCTCACCGAGCCTGACCAGACCAAAATCGATCTATTCGCCAAAGGCTCTGGCATTCTCGCTCAGTCTGGCCAGCGCCTCAACTGGTGGTCCTCTGTTACCACCTCCAAGGGCAATGAGATGTTCTTCCAGGGTACTTGCAACGGACCCTCTGACAACACCATCCAAATGAAGGTTTACCTTACCCATGGCGCCGCGTCCGTTGGCGAGCTTGGTATTACTGCCGAGGGTGCTACGGAGTTCATCACCAACCCCCACATGACCTCTGAGGAGGACACCGAAGCCATCACTATGATGATGGACCGCCTCCTCCAGATGACCAGCGGCTCCAACTCCACACTCAGTATCGTTGCTCCTACCGGTGTTTCCAACGTCACCGCCGCTGATCTGATCAAGTCGTTCAAGACTGGCAGCCACTACGTCGGAACAGCTAAGGTTGGTACCAAGGGTGACGCTGGTGTTGTGGTCGATACCAATACCAAGGTCTATGGCACCGATAACCTTTTCGTTGTCGATGCTTCCATCCACCCTGACCTGCCCACCGGTAACACCCAGGCTATCGTCATGGTCGCCGCTGAGGCCGCCGCTGCTCGCATCCTTGCTCTCGGTAGCAGCAATGCAACCACACCTACCACTCCCACGTCTGGCGCCACTTCTGCCGTTGCCGAGGCCACCAGCATCGCTGTCATTCCCAGCGGCACTGGCTCGCCTGCTGTCTCTTCTGCTGCCCCTATCGGCACCGGCTCACCTGTCGTTCCCAGCGCCCCATCCATTGCTTCTTCCCCCGCTGAGCCCGCGCCCACCGCGTCCGCGCCCGTCGAGTCCTCCGCTCCCGCTGTTGCTGATGCCTACGGTCGCTGCGGTGGTACCGGCTGGACTGGTCCTACCCAGTGCGCCCAGGGATGGATTTGCTCTAGGCAGAACGACTACTACAGCCAGTGCATGCACAGCAGCTCTCGTCGTGCACAGACTGCGCCTGTCGTCCGCCGCGACATCAAGAAGCTCAACCGTGTTGCACAGGAGGAGAGCTTCCTTGACATGTATTAA
- a CDS encoding Propanoyl-CoA C-acyltransferase — MAHKNNVPAYVLGVGITKFIKPRQQRAYPEMGYEAGVKAMLDAQINYDDVETGVACYCYGDTTSGQRIFYQFGMSTIPIYNTNNACATESTGLHLARTLIKNGAIDCALVVGFEQMQPGSIKSTWSDRPSPMGLSMRMMADTRGVDKTPPNAQYFANAGKEYMEKYGAEASDFAEIARISHEHSQKNPYAQFRDVYTLEQIEQSPMIHYPLTKLQCSPTSDGAGAAVIVSQKFLDARPHLKGQAILMAGQSLLTDSPQLYSTSSMDLVGYDMTKRAAQAAFKEAGVSPKDVKVTELHDCFSANELILLEGLGFSEPGKAHMMVRNGDITYGGKGPIVNPSGGLISKGHPLGATGLAQCAELTWQLRGWANNRLADAPDVALQHNLGLGGAVVITVYKRADGQKAVKMSDEKVRKASQFDYNPAVEARYVTKEDGDRVRSKTVRSEYALGDTLEKIQSRL; from the exons ATGGCACACAAAAACAATGTCCCCGCGTATGTGCTTGGTGTCGGCATCACCAAGTTCATCAAGCCGCGCCAGCAGCGAGCTTACCCCGAGATGGGCTACGAGGCGGGCGTGAAAGCGATGCTAGATGCCCAAATCAATTACGACGATGTGGAGACAGGAGTCGCGTGCTACTGCTATGGTGATACAACAAGTGGACAGAGGATCTTCTACCAATTCGGCATGAGCAC CATCCCCATCTATAATACCAACAACGCGTGTGCTACAGAGTCAACGGGCCTGCATCTTGCACGCACACTGATCAAGAATGGCGCAATTGACTGTGCTCTTGTGGTCGGATTCGAGCAGATGCAGCCCGGTTCAATCAAGTCAACATGGAGCGATCGTCCATCGCCCATGGGACTGTCGATGCGAATGATGGCGGACACCCGTGGGGTAGATAAGACGCCGCCTAATGCACAGTACTTTGCCAATGCTGGAAAGGAGTACATGGAAAAGTACGGCGCCGAGGCAAGTGATTTCGCTGAGATCGCGAGGATATCGCACGAGCACAGCCAGAAGAATCCGTACGCCCAGTTCAGGGACGTATACACCTTGGAACAGATCGAGCAGTCTCCCATGATCCACTATCCGCTCACCAAACTGCAGTGCAGTCCCACAAGCGATGGCGCGGGTGCGGCAGTGATTGTCAGCCAGAAGTTCCTAGATGCTCGACCACACTTGAAAGGTCAGGCTATCTTGATGGCAGGCCAGAGTTTACTCACGGACTCTCCTCAGCTGTATTCAACGTCGTCGATGGATCTTGTCGGATATGATATGACCAAGCGTGCCGCTCAGGCTGCATTCAAGGAGGCTGGAGTCAGTCCCAAGGACGTGAAGGTCACTGAGTTGCACGACTGCTTTTCTGCAAACGAACTGATTCTCCTCGAAGGCCTAGGATTTAGCGAGCCTGGAAAAGCACACATGATGGTGCGCAACGGCGATATCACATACGGCGGCAAAGGGCCCATAGTAAACCCATCCGGCGGTCTCATCAGCAAAGGACACCCCCTTGGCGCAACGGGCCTTGCACAGTGCGCAGAGTTGACATGGCAGCTTCGCGGATGGGCGAACAATCGACTGGCTGATGCTCCGGATGTTGCGCTGCAGCACAACTTGGGCCTGGGCGGAGCTGTAGTCATCACAGTGTACAAGCGTGCCGATGGGCAAAAGGCGGTCAAGATGAGCGATGAAAAAGTGAGGAAGGCGAGCCAGTTCGACTACAATCCCGCTGTAGAGGCTCGGTATGTCACGAAGGAGGACGGAGACAGAGTGAGGTCCAAAACAGTACGGAGCGAGTACGCTCTGGGTGACACACTGGAGAAGATCCAGAGTCGATTGTGA